In Candidatus Peregrinibacteria bacterium, one genomic interval encodes:
- a CDS encoding S-layer homology domain-containing protein yields the protein MKNIKNLLPIFGTLLLLGALVFGVSFLSGSELKGDILESTGTSSPPLDFKADVSSEQNPDLENARNTLKNDKQNYDNRANELKNNFRNQKIDLSLLTTKMTEWNTFLSQMESALNTNDFTTFWDLNSKEDEKNQEVSDEFSKAYSFSNFSNAQNNALKEKPRQLQDTERQLKDLKRNAKNVAVDTTELDAYVTQMKDILTKMQGLANTNTSGLDSSAIDDLGKDINDLNRDFDDVNSDFHDKVNEYNDVVNIQNQIENSQKNLKDKARVIKDLEKELSRYSKTESVDVKELQNALQKMKDIYAQIETAIQKKDIDTLNTIDQDFWDANNDANDIRNSLNEASNKENQKKDTGRILKEKEKQIKDMTRECKKVSCETTETGKTFTHLQEILQKMKDTSEEDDTQSFWDVNSEFDELSREFWDTVSQKNNEKDLTRWLKDLSREMKDKGRWVADLAREAKKKGASFSSEEVAHLQEVYEKMIETLKRAEELLSGGKGQEARDIIDYEFNELRGEFDSITNDFGQKRESEFMGFEVEQIEKEIESAKIQLEEAKNDGKIDGSRLELCSGYIGEATDLLDGLKKVMAEGKVGEQEEIKIRFEKIGNKADRDCGEFFKGEQDDHEAYVKHYVRDDLQGVADEMFQKISEKLEKQFMNKLLQNLSTYQNSINQMIEESGSKWKKQLQNTFETAMPVWDTISGKENIEPLLAQKARLLSELKALDEKVSVRTQELEDLQNELTGYNFYGESASEIQDEVENFTAGIENFGTAEKAAKIKELRKKVAEAREKSREEKFKNKIIPFLDADDDSWFTRYVATLSQKNIISGYRDKNGDLTGQFGPGDPVLVGQLLKMALETAGVGEAGGTPDLKSAEDHWARGYVKQAENLGLSIVKDLDSLDRKATRGEVIRTILEAAGIHPEKISASSFKDVPASHPDLEYIEEAKNRGIVSGDGELNTFRPDDGVVRGEIAKILNNALNSLFGDKEEDTSSSSSYNDEDKYKETEQNKSAPIEEEESRSVPTI from the coding sequence CTTGAGAGTACTGGCACATCTTCTCCGCCACTTGACTTTAAAGCTGATGTGTCTTCTGAGCAAAACCCTGATCTGGAAAATGCGAGGAACACTCTCAAAAATGATAAACAGAATTACGACAACAGAGCGAATGAACTTAAAAATAATTTTAGAAACCAAAAGATAGATCTTTCTCTCCTCACCACGAAGATGACAGAATGGAACACTTTCCTCTCACAAATGGAAAGCGCTCTGAATACTAATGATTTCACTACTTTTTGGGATCTTAATAGTAAGGAAGATGAGAAAAATCAAGAGGTGAGCGATGAGTTTTCAAAAGCATATTCATTTTCAAACTTCAGCAATGCGCAAAATAACGCACTCAAAGAAAAACCACGACAACTTCAGGATACGGAAAGACAGCTCAAGGATTTGAAGCGAAACGCGAAAAATGTTGCAGTAGATACGACAGAGCTCGATGCGTACGTCACGCAAATGAAAGACATACTTACGAAAATGCAGGGGCTCGCAAATACGAATACCTCAGGATTAGATTCATCTGCTATTGATGACTTGGGAAAAGACATCAACGATTTAAATAGGGATTTTGATGATGTGAACAGTGATTTTCATGACAAAGTTAATGAATATAACGATGTGGTGAACATTCAAAATCAAATTGAAAACTCACAAAAAAATCTCAAAGACAAGGCAAGGGTTATTAAGGATTTAGAAAAAGAACTGAGCAGATATTCGAAAACAGAATCGGTTGACGTGAAAGAGCTGCAAAATGCACTCCAAAAAATGAAAGACATTTATGCACAAATAGAAACTGCCATTCAGAAGAAAGACATTGATACTCTAAACACTATTGATCAAGACTTCTGGGATGCCAATAATGATGCAAACGATATTCGCAATTCTCTGAATGAAGCAAGTAATAAAGAAAATCAAAAGAAAGACACAGGGCGAATTCTTAAAGAAAAAGAGAAGCAGATAAAAGACATGACTCGTGAATGCAAGAAAGTATCTTGCGAAACTACTGAAACAGGAAAAACGTTCACTCATCTCCAAGAAATCCTCCAGAAAATGAAAGATACTTCAGAGGAAGATGACACACAATCATTTTGGGATGTGAATAGTGAATTCGATGAACTCAGCAGGGAGTTTTGGGATACAGTTTCTCAGAAAAATAATGAAAAGGACTTAACGCGTTGGCTCAAGGATCTCAGCCGTGAAATGAAAGATAAAGGGCGCTGGGTAGCAGATCTTGCGAGAGAAGCAAAGAAAAAAGGCGCCTCTTTTTCTTCAGAAGAAGTAGCTCATCTTCAGGAAGTGTATGAAAAGATGATAGAGACTCTGAAGAGAGCAGAAGAGCTCCTTTCAGGAGGCAAGGGGCAGGAGGCTCGCGATATTATTGATTATGAATTTAACGAACTCAGAGGGGAATTCGATAGTATTACCAATGATTTTGGACAAAAAAGAGAATCAGAATTTATGGGTTTCGAAGTTGAACAAATAGAAAAGGAAATTGAGAGTGCAAAAATTCAGCTTGAAGAAGCCAAAAATGATGGGAAAATAGATGGATCCCGCTTAGAGCTTTGCTCTGGATACATAGGTGAGGCTACAGATCTCCTCGATGGGCTGAAAAAGGTAATGGCGGAGGGAAAAGTCGGGGAACAAGAAGAAATAAAAATCAGATTTGAGAAGATTGGAAATAAGGCGGACAGAGATTGTGGAGAATTCTTTAAAGGAGAGCAAGATGATCATGAGGCATATGTGAAACATTACGTACGCGATGATCTTCAAGGCGTAGCAGATGAAATGTTTCAGAAAATAAGTGAAAAATTGGAAAAACAATTTATGAATAAACTCCTTCAGAACTTGTCTACATATCAAAATAGTATTAACCAGATGATTGAAGAATCAGGATCCAAATGGAAAAAACAGCTTCAGAATACATTTGAAACAGCTATGCCGGTCTGGGATACGATTTCCGGGAAAGAAAATATTGAGCCACTCCTCGCACAAAAAGCAAGACTCCTCAGTGAACTCAAGGCACTTGATGAGAAAGTTTCTGTAAGAACTCAGGAATTGGAAGATCTCCAAAATGAACTCACTGGATATAATTTTTATGGAGAGTCTGCGAGTGAAATACAAGATGAAGTTGAGAATTTTACAGCAGGAATTGAGAATTTTGGCACTGCAGAAAAAGCAGCAAAAATTAAAGAACTTCGAAAGAAAGTCGCAGAGGCAAGAGAAAAATCTCGCGAAGAGAAGTTCAAAAATAAAATTATCCCTTTTCTCGATGCAGATGATGATTCTTGGTTCACGAGATACGTAGCGACTCTTTCTCAGAAAAATATCATCAGTGGTTACAGAGACAAGAATGGAGATCTTACCGGTCAATTTGGACCTGGTGATCCGGTTCTTGTAGGACAACTTCTCAAAATGGCACTGGAAACCGCAGGTGTGGGAGAAGCTGGAGGAACTCCAGATTTAAAATCTGCTGAAGATCATTGGGCTCGAGGATATGTGAAACAAGCTGAAAACCTTGGTCTTAGTATCGTAAAAGATCTCGATAGTTTGGACCGAAAAGCAACACGTGGTGAAGTCATAAGAACGATTTTGGAAGCTGCAGGAATTCATCCAGAAAAAATATCTGCGAGTTCATTCAAAGATGTTCCTGCTTCTCATCCTGATCTTGAATACATTGAAGAAGCCAAAAATCGCGGAATTGTGAGTGGTGATGGTGAATTAAATACTTTCAGACCAGATGATGGTGTGGTAAGAGGTGAAATAGCGAAAATTCTCAATAATGCTTTGAATTCTCTGTTTGGAGACAAAGAAGAAGATACTTCTTCATCTTCTTCCTACAACGATGAGGATAAGTACAAAGAAACCGAACAGAATAAATCTGCGCCAATCGAAGAGGAAGAGAGTAGGTCTGTACCAACTATTTAA